The following proteins are co-located in the Anas platyrhynchos isolate ZD024472 breed Pekin duck chromosome 1, IASCAAS_PekinDuck_T2T, whole genome shotgun sequence genome:
- the KLHL35 gene encoding kelch-like protein 35: MPCSSPACHSGETKADLSPSSLAARIKAGLLCFPQHCWRRAEHALRRGPVSVPSPSVDGSSPRGKLRLHEVPPGGHNLWARMHRMMKEESSYRTSSLENATRDPSKEKLHMKLCSGSCHAEQILQTLNSYRQSGIFTDVVLLIDGQEFPCHRATLSANSTYFRAMFGGNLKEGHQNIINIQKISASTMSLLLDYMYGGNIVIQEDNVEGILELSDLLQISKLRDACITFLEGQLHPCNCLGIMKFADSFSIASLTEKSKRFMLECFVEVSCHEEFLEMGVKELVEYLSDEQLVVPKEEVVFEAVMRWVRHDVPARKGALKDLLEHVRLPLLDPTYFLEKVEMDGLIQDSKECIPLLHEARKYYILGNEVSSLRSRPRRFMELAEVIVIIGGCDKKGLLKLPFTDLYHPKSRQWTALSSVPGYTKSEFAACTLKNDVYISGGHISSNDVWVLSSQLNVWIKVACLQKGRWRHKMATLQGKIYAVGGFDGFYRLSSVECYDTFSNSWSTLAPLPQAVSSAAVVSCLNKLYVLGGAVDDTANTDKVQCYDPEENKWTLLSPTPFYQRCISAVCLDNIIYVVGGLLSKIFSYDPREDSWQEVATLPGPLESCGLTVCGGKIYILGGRDENGEGTDKAFTFDPATGSVEQQPPLQRCTSYHGCVTILQRMNR; this comes from the exons ATGCCCTGTAGCTCTCCGGCGTGTCATTCGggagaaacaaaagcagatttATCCCCCTCCTCTTTAGCAGCGAGGATAAAAGCAGGGCTTTTGTGCTTCCCCCAGCATTGCTGGAGAAGGGCTGAGCACGCTTTGCGGAGGGGACCCGTCTCCGTGCCGAGCCCCAGCGTGGATGGGAGCTCTCCGAGAGGGAAGCTGAGGCTTCACGAGGTCCCACCTGGAGGACACAACCTGTGGGCCAG GATGCATCGAATGATGAAGGAAGAGTCCAGTTACAGGACGAGCAGCCTGGAGAATGCAACGCGTGACCCGAGCAAAGAAAAGCTGCACATGAAGCTCTGCAGCGGATCCTGCCACGCTGAACAAATCCTCCAGACGCTAAACTCCTACCGGCAGAGTGGCATCTTCACAGACGTGGTGCTATTAATCGATGGGCAAGAATTCCCCTGTCACCGTGCTACGTTGTCAGCCAACAGCACGTATTTTCGGGCTATGTTTGGTGGCAATCTCAAGGAAGGCCACCAGAATATCATTAACATCCAGAAGATTTCTGCCTCTACCATGTCTCTCCTTCTTGACTACATGTATGGGGGGAACATCGTCATTCAGGAAGACAACGTTGAAGGCATCTTGGAACTGTCTGACTTGCTGCAGATCTCCAAGCTCAGAGATGCTTGTATCACCTTCCTTGAAGGCCAGCTCCACCCATGCAATTGTTTGGGCATCATGAAGTTTGCCGACTCATTCTCCATCGCTTCCCTGACCGAAAAGAGCAAGAGGTTCATGCTGGAGTGTTTTGTGGAGGTGTCGTGTCATGAAGAGTTCCTAGAGATGGGTGTGAAGGAGCTGGTTGAGTACTTGTCTGATGAGCAGCTGGTGGTCCCCAAGGAGGAAGTGGTCTTTGAAGCAGTCATGCGCTGGGTACGGCATGATGTCCCCGCCAGGAAGGGAGCCTTGAAGGACCTCCTAGAGCATGTGCGACTGCCACTGCTTGACCCCACCTATTTCCTGGAGAAAGTGGAGATGGACGGACTCATCCAGGATTCAAAGGAGTGCATTCCTCTACTGCACGAAGCCCGCAAGTACTACATCCTTGGGAATGAGGTCAGCTCCTTGAGATCAAGGCCCAGAAG GTTCATGGAGCTGGCAGAAGTCATCGTCATCATTGGGGGCTGCGACAAGAAAGGTCTTCTGAAGCTGCCCTTCACAGACCTCTATCACCCGAAGAGCAGGCAGTGGACAGCCCTCTCCAGCGTGCCCGGTTACACCAAATCAGAGTTTGCTGCCTGCACGCTGAAGAACGACGTGTACATATCAG GGGGACACATCAGCAGCAATGATGTTTGGGTGCTGAGCTCCCAGCTGAACGTCTGGATCAAGGTTGCTTGTCTGCAGAAAGGCCGATGGAGGCACAAAATGGCAACGCTTCAGGGCAAG ATCTACGCTGTGGGAGGCTTTGATGGTTTTTACCGCCTCTCCAGCGTGGAGTGCTATGACACCTTCTCCAACAGCTGGTCAACCTTGGCCCCGCTGCCTCAGGCCGTGAGCTCGGCGGCTGTGGTCTCCTGCCTGAACAAGCTCTACGTGCTGGGCGGTGCTGTGGACGACACTGCTAACACCGACAAG GTCCAGTGCTATGATCCAGAGGAGAACAAATGGACACTTTTGTCTCCCACTCCTTTTTACCAGAGGTGCATCAGTGCTGTCTGCTTGGACAACATCATTTATGTCGTAGGTGGACTCCTCAGTAAAATCTTCAGTTATGATCCAAGGGAAGACAGCTGGCAAGAAGTGGCCACACTCCCTGGGCCTCTG GAGAGCTGTGGCCTGACAGTGTGTGGAGGGAAGATTTACATCTTGGGCGGTCGAGATGAGAATGGGGAAGGCACAGACAAAGCATTCACTTTCGACCCTGCAACAGGCAGCGTGGAGCAGCAGCCACCCCTGCAGCGCTGCACCAGTTATCACGGCTGTGTGACCATCCTGCAGCGCATGAATAGATGA